Within Anguilla anguilla isolate fAngAng1 chromosome 11, fAngAng1.pri, whole genome shotgun sequence, the genomic segment ACCCTGTGCGTCTCAGTTTTAATGTCTGCATCTTAGATTGGAGGAGGTAAATaatccacctcccccccaacacacacatgcacgcatgcatgcacgcacactcacccacaaacacataggcgcacgcacatgcagacgcacacacacaaacacacaagataATCATCACTCTATTTGTTTGCTCAGAAAAGATCTGGAGACTACCTCTGAAATCCATAACAGGGAAAGCAAATAATCCATAATGTTAAAcagtgtttatttgaaaatgagagGGAGCAATTGGGAATGGCTTCTTGAGTTGCTCCAAAAAGAGGGGGTGTCAGAGGTCATCTTTGTTTGAAGAACACGTGGTCTTTCTCCTGTGTAAATCCATTTAGCTATTTTTAGTTAGATACTGGACTGCACTCACTTTCAGTGAGCAGAAATGCAAGAAGAACATCTGAATGGGATGGGGTGTCATCATTCCCACAGCAGATCCAACATAGCCACGCCCTTAAACCAAAGTATGCATGGCattcagtcagccagccagacaGCTACTGAGTAGGTATGTGAAGTATTCTTATGAAATACTTTCCAGTCAGCTTTATCAATCTTACCAAACATATTTATACTTTCAGCTTAGTATATTTGTTCATTTCCAACTCAATCATTCTGGCAATGGAAAACacatatatattaaattcaaactgtgtttttaaaaaataatttctatgaTGAATGACAGGGTTATCTTTATTGCaatgtgaaatgcattattattactttttttttatacaaacaaatgtgtaaaaacacaaactgaaaaaatgctatTAGACATGTCCTCCATCAATAAGACATTTGAGATTAACATTTCCAATAATTCCATTGACATCATCATCAGTCAGGTTCACAAGGCAGCTCGATGCACtgtcaaacacagagagaattaTTTATCGAAACAACACctaaagaaaaatgtctttaataaaatataaaatgcctTCATTACCCATCCTCTGTGTTATTAGAATGTGctacttttttgtcatttccgGACATTTCTCTTCAGTCTCCCATGCATCCATATCTGAGCACATGCAGTCCCCTATTTTGGGGTCACAGGAGATGAAACAGACTGTAGCGCTCtgctcagcctctctctgtttAAAACAGTACAGCAAATGacacaaatagaaaaataaaagcttctgcattttgacattttcagacAGCAGCATTCCACAGGACTCCCCTTCGCACAAAAACTTCCTGTGTCAAAGGCCAGAGAGAGCTAGACCAGTCAAAGGCCTCCCCTCTGGTCGGACATGAAAGAAAATAGCCAAGTGCATTCTCATCAACAAAGGATCTTCCCAAgaaactacaactcccatgacTCTAAGCAACTCTATGGTTCTCCTGCTCTCAGCATTCTCCAGTGTGAGGTCATAGGAAAGAATGCCAGTAGAGGAGGACTGTGCGGCCTCAGGGCCCATTCAGACATTGGTGACCTCAATGCCCGAGTAGCTGTGCATGGGACTGGACTCCGCCCTGGACGTGGCCTCATCGCGGCTCTCTCTCGGCAGGGAGCCAcagctgccatggaaaccaagGTCCTGCCCACCATGGATCTTGGGGCTGAACCCTAGCGGTGGCTAGAAcacatgggagagagagagaggcctcaATGACAGGGTAAATGCAGCTGAGTTAGGAAAGATTGTGATGTAGTGAACGTGAAGTACACGAGCCCATTAAACCAATGGGGCTGCTAACCAGTTCTGTTTTTCCGCCGCTAGACTCCAAAAATTTTAGACTCCTAAGAAGGCACATTTAAACTCCTACAGCAGTAAATATACATCATAGTTTGTCCTAACCCAGTTACTTTGATAACTAAACCAACTTTAGTTGCAGCTGCAACCATGCAACATCTCTTAATCACTAAGAAATTCCTAATCACACAGAATGTCAACTCTCGTCTTGGAAGGACAGAGGAACTGCTTaataatttaatgaatattGCAGTGAAAGCCCCCCACTGCGCAGCATTGTGCTTCAGTCCAGGTTCGCTGGCGTTCCCATCAGGCCGAGCAAATCAGCAGGGGCTTGACAGCACCCACCTTGATGGCGCGTCTCCTTAGGgacccctcctcctccgggtGGCGGGGGACAGAGCTAGGTGGGCGTCCCAGAGAGTTTTGCCGCAGGAGGGTGGGTGTGCCTAGCCTCTCAAAATCCTGCTGGAGACTCGTCCttcggttgggggggggggggggcggacaaGGGAAagataggagagagagatacaaagAATGTCaaaagagaagggagagagagatggggaattTGATGCAGATAAAGAGAAACGGGAAAGAAGAGAGAAGTGAGAAAGGTAGGGAGGTATAAGAGGACAGAGGCAAAAGAATGAAGGGAGAGATGAAGGGAAGACAGAGTGGGTGACAGAAGGATAGAGAGGGACAGGAAAGGGGGAGTAAAAGAGGGAGATCAATACAGAAAGCGAGAGAGTTTAAGAAAAGTGCACGATACCATCTGAGGGAACGACCAATGACCATGGTGCTTCAGATACAAATTCTCAGCGCAGACGATGTTTACATGAAGTCAGAGCATTCGAACAGCCTTTTAGGGGGAGGGCGAtgctccctccctcacctggcAGAGCTGATGAGCGCCTTCATCTCCTCACTGAGGTGCCGGCGAATCATGTGCTTGTTGCTGGGGATACCCAGTGCAGTTGCCATGGCGTCGGTGTTGAAGGAGGGATCCAGAACCATCACGGCACCATGGACTCCGCTGTTCTGGAGGTTGTCTGCAAACTCCTGGAGAAGACGGAGGTGGAGAAGCGAAAGCCAGAAGGATTTATATTCAAACACATTCCCGCTCATACcgacagattttaaaaaaagaaattcacacCCAATTTAAAAGACGGATGGCCATTCACTATCAAACGGCCGGACGACTTCAATGTCTTCCAAGAACGTGTACAGTATGCCTCAGTAAGCATTCAGCGAAGAAATGACCCATTGCTCAAAACGTCAGAAAGAAGGTGTTCTGATGTACCCTGCCACAGAAAGTATCCCAGGCTCaatttcacacacaccctctcccacTTACCCTGCCTGAACTGTGGCCACTTCctcaaatgacaaaaaacattgtGCTCCTATTTAACATGTGGCGCAGTTCTTTATTGCAAATTGGATGGGAAAGCTGTGTGAGTCCTGCTAATGCATTGTTTtaagcacagaaaacaacaacaacgacaatgACTTGTATAGGATATCCTGCTTAATTATAAGATAGCGATCGGTAATACCCCATAGAATGAGAGGATGGATTAAAGCTTTGTATACAGACAGTCGGGAGCTGGAACTAGCAGGCCATGTCCTCACCTTCAGGTCAATGTCTCGTACCCACTTGATCACCCGATGGTTGGTCCATACCAAGGGGTCCAGGCTCTGGTGCTCACTCTGGGTTCGACGGGCCTGCAGGGCCTGTGGGACGGGGTCACACACAGGAGAACTGGGTTACACTTCTGtgatctgtgtatgtgtgtacatgtgagtgtgtgtgtcagtgcatgtgcttgtgtgtgtgcatgtgcttgtgtgtgtgtgtgtgtgcttgtgcatgtgaatgtgagtgtgtgtgtatcagtgcatgtgtgtgtgtgtgtgtgtgtgctagagaCTGCCATATCTGACCTCCTTGTCGAagctgagcgtgtgcagaagcTCGATGCCGAGCAGCAGGCTGATCTGGTGGCACTTCTTGGTGACGTTGAGGAAGCGTTCCAGGTCCCTGCGGGTGAGGGAGTTGAGCATGCGCCCGTCCACCAGGTGGTTGTGGAAGGCTTGGGAGTACTGGGGCAGCCCTACATCACTGAGCCAGGCCTTGGCCACCCAGTGATGGTCCATGTCTGCAGCCTTAGACAACCTGAAAGATGTCCGCGGAGACGGATAGTTTAATTACCCACTGACTCACCTTCTCAACATCACATGTCAGGGATGAGACAGCGCTTTGAATGTGTAGCGGTTTGAGACATTCTAGGTCTTGCTGGAATATGCTAACAGTGACTGGATAACATGACCTTGAATGACTGAAATAACCAGGAGTGCAGATTTTCTCTCCTGATACATTGTTAAAACTTGCTTGAAATTTGTGCTATTTAATGAATTGTTGCTGTTGGAAGCAGTGAGAGGTGAAACAagtgaggtgtgaatgtgtgcttgtgagtatgtgtgtgtgtgtgtgtgtgtgtgtgtgtgtgtgtgtgtgtgtgtgagtatgtgtgtgtatgtgtgtgtgcttgtgagtatatgtgtgtgtgcgtgtgtgtgcatgtgtgtgtgtgtgtgcttgtgagtttgtgtgtgtgtgtgagtgtgtgtgagcacacatATGTGTAACACTGAGTCAGAGCTTGTTGCCAGCtcacccccgccctccctcaGCATCACGGTAGTCTTCAATGGCGAGGCGGAGCTTCCTGCGATGCATGGAACTGCTGACGCCCAATCCCATTTCCAGATCCTCGTCCGTCAATCCCAGCAGCACCTGCAGGAAAGAGGCCACTGAAGCTGTTCATAACGCCCAACCGACATTCCATATCTCCTGCATTTCACATAAAATCACTTCTCACATTACCAAACCCAACAAGGCAGGGAAACAACGTTGACTGTCTTTTAATTAACACAACATGCTCGCTGTTTCAGATCCAAAAACACTCCCCCTGTCTTCAGCGAATCAGGCAACAGTAAAGTGAGTGGAAGCATTCTCCCCTCCGAACAATGAGACAGACACAAAAGCAAGACCTCAGAATTATAGGACTTCATCCTCATAAAGTATTGTTTTGAGGTACAGTAGCTACCTACGAACGTCATATCCTGTATAATAGCTTATAGTGAACTTCCACAAAGTGGTTGAATGGAACCCTATAGCTCTCAGCGCTCGGCGGGGTGCATGTGCTATCTTACCTTGCCGCTTTTGACGTTCTCCGAGCAGGCGCGAATGTACATGGGCATGGCCATGATGACCTCCAGCCAGGCCTGCACCGTACCCGCCTTCCACAGCGACATGGGCATGCTCCGCGCCAGCTCCACCTGCTGGAGGCGGTCCAGCTGGTCCTCTCCGTCCGATAGGCTGAGGCtgaggtgggtggggctggagaGACTGTCTGAGTCTGGATTGGCCAAGGTGAAGGaatgagagggagtgagagagagagagagtgtaggggtggggggtggggggggggtttgaagggAGGGAAGGGATTGAGAAGCAAAACTGACttgtcagagaaaaaaaaagacaagaaaagaggtaaaaacatcCGACACCCAGTTCCGGAACAGTTGACTAGAGCCacgcattcttttttttgttttgtttttctgaagagTGGTGGGATTCAGAGGCAGAACCGACTTGACCACTCGACTCAAACAGAAAAATTTCGGATGAAGGGCGAACAGCCCCGAACCCGctccgcaccccccaccccgttcaGGAGCAGCGGAGTGGAGCCAGCCTTGAGCGATGTGTCAAAATGACTTTTATTGAACGCAGCTGCAAAGCGTGAATCATCGCGCTGGGCCTTTGCAACCTGATGACAATCTCTATCTCAGCTCGAGACGTGATCTGCCGCCGTAATCATCCCGCTAAGAAAAGCGAGAAGGCGATGGAGCGATCTGTTTGTAACGTGATTATACAAAGCCGTCAGAAGCTAACTGGATGGATGTCACGCATCCTCCCAGACATACCTGCACATATTAGCCATCG encodes:
- the kazna gene encoding kazrin-A isoform X4 — translated: MKDMLTKDLEDSHGGCSAEVLSATELKVQLAQKEQELDRAKEALQAMKADRKRLKAEKADLVNQMQQLYATLESREEQLRDFIRNYEQHRKESEDAVKVLAKEKDQLEREKWDLRRQTKEATEHAGALRSQLDLKENRIKELEAELAMISNCVGQKMEFRVFDRPVEKEPSPRAMAAKQSLATLTKDVPKRHSLAMPTEAVVNGNQEWVMQADLPLTAAIRQSQQTLYHGHTSHPADRQAAVRVSPCHSRQPSVISDASAVEGDRSSTPSDINSPRHRTHSLCNSLEDLEDQKRKKKKEKMGLGSLSRVFARGKQRKSLDPGLFDDSDSLSSPTHLSLSLSDGEDQLDRLQQVELARSMPMSLWKAGTVQAWLEVIMAMPMYIRACSENVKSGKVLLGLTDEDLEMGLGVSSSMHRRKLRLAIEDYRDAEGGRGLSKAADMDHHWVAKAWLSDVGLPQYSQAFHNHLVDGRMLNSLTRRDLERFLNVTKKCHQISLLLGIELLHTLSFDKEALQARRTQSEHQSLDPLVWTNHRVIKWVRDIDLKEFADNLQNSGVHGAVMVLDPSFNTDAMATALGIPSNKHMIRRHLSEEMKALISSARTSLQQDFERLGTPTLLRQNSLGRPPSSVPRHPEEEGSLRRRAIKPPLGFSPKIHGGQDLGFHGSCGSLPRESRDEATSRAESSPMHSYSGIEVTNV
- the kazna gene encoding kazrin-A isoform X3; its protein translation is MKSDREEGKPVLLREEVAQLQEEVHLLRQMKDMLTKDLEDSHGGCSAEVLSATELKVQLAQKEQELDRAKEALQAMKADRKRLKAEKADLVNQMQQLYATLESREEQLRDFIRNYEQHRKESEDAVKVLAKEKDQLEREKWDLRRQTKEATEHAGALRSQLDLKENRIKELEAELAMISNCVGQKMEFRVFDRPVEKEPSPRAMAAKQSLATLTKDVPKRHSLAMPTEAVVNGNQEWVMQADLPLTAAIRQSQQTLYHGHTSHPADRQAAVRVSPCHSRQPSVISDASAVEGDRSSTPSDINSPRHRTHSLCNSLEDLEDQKRKKKKEKMGLGSLSRVFARGKQRKSLDPGLFDDSDSLSSPTHLSLSLSDGEDQLDRLQQVELARSMPMSLWKAGTVQAWLEVIMAMPMYIRACSENVKSGKVLLGLTDEDLEMGLGVSSSMHRRKLRLAIEDYRDAEGGRGLSKAADMDHHWVAKAWLSDVGLPQYSQAFHNHLVDGRMLNSLTRRDLERFLNVTKKCHQISLLLGIELLHTLSFDKEALQARRTQSEHQSLDPLVWTNHRVIKWVRDIDLKEFADNLQNSGVHGAVMVLDPSFNTDAMATALGIPSNKHMIRRHLSEEMKALISSARTSLQQDFERLGTPTLLRQNSLGRPPSSVPRHPEEEGSLRRRAIKPPLGFSPKIHGGQDLGFHGSCGSLPRESRDEATSRAESSPMHSYSGIEVTNV